One window of the Prionailurus bengalensis isolate Pbe53 chromosome E1, Fcat_Pben_1.1_paternal_pri, whole genome shotgun sequence genome contains the following:
- the CDK5RAP3 gene encoding CDK5 regulatory subunit-associated protein 3 isoform X2, translated as MQDHQHVPIDIQTSKLLDWLVDRRHCNLKWQSLVLTIREKINAAIQDMPESEEIAQLLSGSYIHYFHCLRIVDLLKGTEASTKNIFGRYSSQRMKDWQEIVALYEKDNVYLVELSSLLVRNVNYEIPSLKKQIAKCQQLQQEYSRKEEEGQAGATEMREQFYHSCKQYGITGDNVRRELLALVKDLPSQLAEIGAGAQSLGEAIDLYQACVGFVCESPTEQVLPMLRFVQRRGNATVYEWRTGTEPSVVERPHLEEPPEPVGEDAIDWGDFGVEVASEGTDSGISAQAAEIDWGISLESDSKEAGGDGIDWGDDAALQITVLEAGTQAPEGVAKGPDALTLLEYPETRNQFIDELMELEIFLTQRAVEMSEEADILSVSQFQLAPAILQGQTKAKMVTMVSALQDLIGRLTSLRMQHLFMILASPRYVDRVTEFLQQKLKQSQLLALKKELMVQKQQEALQEQAALEPKLDLLLEKTKELQKLIEADISKRYSGRPVNLMGTYL; from the exons ATGCAG GACCATCAGCACGTGCCCATCGACATCCAGACCAGCAAGCTGCTCG ACTGGCTGGTCGACAGACGACACTGCAATCTGAAATGGCAGAGTCTGGTGTTGACCATCCGAGAGAAGATCAATGCTGCCATCCAGGACATGCCAGAGAGCGAGGAGATCGCCCAGCTGCTCTCTGGATCCT ACATTCACTACTTCCACTGCCTAAGGATCGTGGACCTTCTCAAAGGCACCGAAGCctccacaaaaaatatttttggccGGTACTCTTCACAGCGAATGAAG GATTGGCAGGAGATCGTAGCCCTGTATGAGAAGGACAACGTCTATCTAG TGGAACTCTCTAGCCTCCTGGTTCGGAATGTCAACTACGAGATCCCTTCGCTGAAGAAGCAGATCGCCAAATGCCAGCAGCTGCAGCAAGAATATAGTCgcaaggaggaggagggccaggCAGGGGCCACCGAGATGCGAGAGCAGTTCTACCACTCATGCAAGCAGTACGGCATCACG GGAGACAACGTCCGGAGAGAACTGCTGGCCCTGGTGAAGGACCTGCCGAGTCAGCTGGCTGAGATCGGGGCCGGGGCCCAGTCTCTGGGCGAAGCCATTGACCTCTACCAGGCCTGTGTGGGGTTTGTGTGTGAAAG CCCCACAGAGCAGGTGCTGCCGATGCTGCGATTCGTGCAGAGGCGGGGAAACGCCACGGTGTACGAATGGAGGACGGGGACCGAGCCCTCTGTGGTGGAGCGGCCGCACCTCGAGGAGCCTCCTGAGCCGGTGGGAGAAGACGCG aTTGACTGGGGTGACTTTGGGGTGGAGGTGGCTTCTGAAGGGACGGACTCTGGCATCTCTGCCCAGGCTGCCGAAATTGACTGGGGCATCTCCCTGGAATCGGACTCAAAG GAAGCTGGGGGCGATGGGATAGACTGGGGAGACGATGCCGCTTTGCAGATCACAGTGCTAGAAGCTGGAACCCAGG CTCCAGAAGGTGTTGCTAAGGGCCCAGATGCCCTGACACTTCTTGAATACCCTGAGACCCGGAATCAGTTCATTGATGAGCTCATGGAG CTCGAGATCTTCTTGACCCAGAGAGCCGTGGAGATGAGTGAGGAGGCAGACATCTTGTCCGTGAGCCAGTTCCAGCTGGCTCCCGCCATCCTGCAGGGCCAGACCAAAGCAAAGATGGTTACCATGGTGTCGGCGCTGCAGGATCTGATCGGCCGGCTCACCAGTCTTCGAATGCAACACCTGTTTATGATCCTGGCCTCACCAAG GTATGTGGACCGAGTGACTGAGTTTCTCCAGCAGAAGCTGAAGCAGTCCCAGcttctggctttgaagaaggAGCTGATGGTGCAGAAACAGCAGGAAGCGCTTCAGGAGCAGGCGGCCCTGGAGCCCAAGTTGGATCTGCTGCTGGAGAAGACCAAGGAGCTGCAGAAGCTG ATTGAAGCTGACATTTCCAAGAGGTACAGTGGGCGCCCCGTGAACCTGATGGGAACCTATCTGTGA
- the CDK5RAP3 gene encoding CDK5 regulatory subunit-associated protein 3 isoform X3 has product MAESGVDHPREDQCCHPGHARERGDRPAALWILHSLLPLPKDRGPSQRHRSLHKKYFWPVLFTANEVELSSLLVRNVNYEIPSLKKQIAKCQQLQQEYSRKEEEGQAGATEMREQFYHSCKQYGITGDNVRRELLALVKDLPSQLAEIGAGAQSLGEAIDLYQACVGFVCESPTEQVLPMLRFVQRRGNATVYEWRTGTEPSVVERPHLEEPPEPVGEDAIDWGDFGVEVASEGTDSGISAQAAEIDWGISLESDSKEAGGDGIDWGDDAALQITVLEAGTQAPEGVAKGPDALTLLEYPETRNQFIDELMELEIFLTQRAVEMSEEADILSVSQFQLAPAILQGQTKAKMVTMVSALQDLIGRLTSLRMQHLFMILASPRYVDRVTEFLQQKLKQSQLLALKKELMVQKQQEALQEQAALEPKLDLLLEKTKELQKLIEADISKRYSGRPVNLMGTYL; this is encoded by the exons ATGGCAGAGTCTGGTGTTGACCATCCGAGAGAAGATCAATGCTGCCATCCAGGACATGCCAGAGAGCGAGGAGATCGCCCAGCTGCTCTCTGGATCCT ACATTCACTACTTCCACTGCCTAAGGATCGTGGACCTTCTCAAAGGCACCGAAGCctccacaaaaaatatttttggccGGTACTCTTCACAGCGAATGAAG TGGAACTCTCTAGCCTCCTGGTTCGGAATGTCAACTACGAGATCCCTTCGCTGAAGAAGCAGATCGCCAAATGCCAGCAGCTGCAGCAAGAATATAGTCgcaaggaggaggagggccaggCAGGGGCCACCGAGATGCGAGAGCAGTTCTACCACTCATGCAAGCAGTACGGCATCACG GGAGACAACGTCCGGAGAGAACTGCTGGCCCTGGTGAAGGACCTGCCGAGTCAGCTGGCTGAGATCGGGGCCGGGGCCCAGTCTCTGGGCGAAGCCATTGACCTCTACCAGGCCTGTGTGGGGTTTGTGTGTGAAAG CCCCACAGAGCAGGTGCTGCCGATGCTGCGATTCGTGCAGAGGCGGGGAAACGCCACGGTGTACGAATGGAGGACGGGGACCGAGCCCTCTGTGGTGGAGCGGCCGCACCTCGAGGAGCCTCCTGAGCCGGTGGGAGAAGACGCG aTTGACTGGGGTGACTTTGGGGTGGAGGTGGCTTCTGAAGGGACGGACTCTGGCATCTCTGCCCAGGCTGCCGAAATTGACTGGGGCATCTCCCTGGAATCGGACTCAAAG GAAGCTGGGGGCGATGGGATAGACTGGGGAGACGATGCCGCTTTGCAGATCACAGTGCTAGAAGCTGGAACCCAGG CTCCAGAAGGTGTTGCTAAGGGCCCAGATGCCCTGACACTTCTTGAATACCCTGAGACCCGGAATCAGTTCATTGATGAGCTCATGGAG CTCGAGATCTTCTTGACCCAGAGAGCCGTGGAGATGAGTGAGGAGGCAGACATCTTGTCCGTGAGCCAGTTCCAGCTGGCTCCCGCCATCCTGCAGGGCCAGACCAAAGCAAAGATGGTTACCATGGTGTCGGCGCTGCAGGATCTGATCGGCCGGCTCACCAGTCTTCGAATGCAACACCTGTTTATGATCCTGGCCTCACCAAG GTATGTGGACCGAGTGACTGAGTTTCTCCAGCAGAAGCTGAAGCAGTCCCAGcttctggctttgaagaaggAGCTGATGGTGCAGAAACAGCAGGAAGCGCTTCAGGAGCAGGCGGCCCTGGAGCCCAAGTTGGATCTGCTGCTGGAGAAGACCAAGGAGCTGCAGAAGCTG ATTGAAGCTGACATTTCCAAGAGGTACAGTGGGCGCCCCGTGAACCTGATGGGAACCTATCTGTGA
- the CDK5RAP3 gene encoding CDK5 regulatory subunit-associated protein 3 isoform X1, with amino-acid sequence MGHWSVTPGLSSTRRSQTRFSGLPPGFGPPRPNILAPQGPSARAHRHPDQQAARLAGRQTTLQSEMAESGVDHPREDQCCHPGHARERGDRPAALWILHSLLPLPKDRGPSQRHRSLHKKYFWPVLFTANEVELSSLLVRNVNYEIPSLKKQIAKCQQLQQEYSRKEEEGQAGATEMREQFYHSCKQYGITGDNVRRELLALVKDLPSQLAEIGAGAQSLGEAIDLYQACVGFVCESPTEQVLPMLRFVQRRGNATVYEWRTGTEPSVVERPHLEEPPEPVGEDAIDWGDFGVEVASEGTDSGISAQAAEIDWGISLESDSKEAGGDGIDWGDDAALQITVLEAGTQAPEGVAKGPDALTLLEYPETRNQFIDELMELEIFLTQRAVEMSEEADILSVSQFQLAPAILQGQTKAKMVTMVSALQDLIGRLTSLRMQHLFMILASPRYVDRVTEFLQQKLKQSQLLALKKELMVQKQQEALQEQAALEPKLDLLLEKTKELQKLIEADISKRYSGRPVNLMGTYL; translated from the exons ATGGGGCACTGGTCTGTCACCCCTGGACTGAGCTCAACCCGTCGGTCCCAGACCCGCTTCTCCGGCCTCCCTCCCGGGTTCGGCCCTCCCCGGCCCAACATTCTGGCCCCTCAAG GACCATCAGCACGTGCCCATCGACATCCAGACCAGCAAGCTGCTCG ACTGGCTGGTCGACAGACGACACTGCAATCTGAAATGGCAGAGTCTGGTGTTGACCATCCGAGAGAAGATCAATGCTGCCATCCAGGACATGCCAGAGAGCGAGGAGATCGCCCAGCTGCTCTCTGGATCCT ACATTCACTACTTCCACTGCCTAAGGATCGTGGACCTTCTCAAAGGCACCGAAGCctccacaaaaaatatttttggccGGTACTCTTCACAGCGAATGAAG TGGAACTCTCTAGCCTCCTGGTTCGGAATGTCAACTACGAGATCCCTTCGCTGAAGAAGCAGATCGCCAAATGCCAGCAGCTGCAGCAAGAATATAGTCgcaaggaggaggagggccaggCAGGGGCCACCGAGATGCGAGAGCAGTTCTACCACTCATGCAAGCAGTACGGCATCACG GGAGACAACGTCCGGAGAGAACTGCTGGCCCTGGTGAAGGACCTGCCGAGTCAGCTGGCTGAGATCGGGGCCGGGGCCCAGTCTCTGGGCGAAGCCATTGACCTCTACCAGGCCTGTGTGGGGTTTGTGTGTGAAAG CCCCACAGAGCAGGTGCTGCCGATGCTGCGATTCGTGCAGAGGCGGGGAAACGCCACGGTGTACGAATGGAGGACGGGGACCGAGCCCTCTGTGGTGGAGCGGCCGCACCTCGAGGAGCCTCCTGAGCCGGTGGGAGAAGACGCG aTTGACTGGGGTGACTTTGGGGTGGAGGTGGCTTCTGAAGGGACGGACTCTGGCATCTCTGCCCAGGCTGCCGAAATTGACTGGGGCATCTCCCTGGAATCGGACTCAAAG GAAGCTGGGGGCGATGGGATAGACTGGGGAGACGATGCCGCTTTGCAGATCACAGTGCTAGAAGCTGGAACCCAGG CTCCAGAAGGTGTTGCTAAGGGCCCAGATGCCCTGACACTTCTTGAATACCCTGAGACCCGGAATCAGTTCATTGATGAGCTCATGGAG CTCGAGATCTTCTTGACCCAGAGAGCCGTGGAGATGAGTGAGGAGGCAGACATCTTGTCCGTGAGCCAGTTCCAGCTGGCTCCCGCCATCCTGCAGGGCCAGACCAAAGCAAAGATGGTTACCATGGTGTCGGCGCTGCAGGATCTGATCGGCCGGCTCACCAGTCTTCGAATGCAACACCTGTTTATGATCCTGGCCTCACCAAG GTATGTGGACCGAGTGACTGAGTTTCTCCAGCAGAAGCTGAAGCAGTCCCAGcttctggctttgaagaaggAGCTGATGGTGCAGAAACAGCAGGAAGCGCTTCAGGAGCAGGCGGCCCTGGAGCCCAAGTTGGATCTGCTGCTGGAGAAGACCAAGGAGCTGCAGAAGCTG ATTGAAGCTGACATTTCCAAGAGGTACAGTGGGCGCCCCGTGAACCTGATGGGAACCTATCTGTGA